The genomic region CTCGACTTTTTACCCGAACGTTCAACTGACTTTATCTTCGCCGTGCTGGGCGAAGAGGCCGGTCTGATGGGGATATTAGTGTTATTATTTATCTACGGATTTATCATCGTCCGTAGCCTGTTTATCTCGACCCAGGCACAGGACACCTTCACACGCCTGTTAGGTGGCAGCCTGGCACTCACTTTCCTGATCTATATCATTGTTAATACCGGCATGGTCACTGGTCTTCTTCCCGTGGTTGGTCTACCCTTACCCCTAATTAGTTATGGCGGTACATCTATGGTGACCTTAATGGCAGGGTTCGGTATTCTTATGTCTATTCACACACATCGCAAACTTCTACCAGCATAGGGCACATTCATGAAAATCTTTTTCCTTATCAGCGGACTACTATTGCTACCATTAACCAGCAATGCCGATCAGCTCATTAGTCAACAGGCTGGCTTCACGCCCTTTATTGAGCGTATGGTAAAACAGCATCACTTTGAACGTGAACCTTTGATCCATCTATTCAAGGGCATTAAGGTACGAGAGGATATCCTCAAGGCAATCTCCCGTCCGGCAGAGAAAAGTAAAGAATGGTTTGAATACCGACCGATCTTCATCAAGGAATCACGCATCAAGGGCGGGGTTGAGTTCTGGAACAAGCATGAAAAAATACTGCAACAAGCGGCTCAAAAATACGGTGTAGATCCACAGATTATTGTTGCCATTATTGGCGTAGAGACACTCTATGGTCAACGGACCGGACGTAATCGAGTCATTGAATCCCTTAGCACCATTGCCTTCGCTTACCCCAAACGCAGCAAGTTTTTCACCCGTGAGCTGGAACACTTTTTACTCCTCACTCGTGAGGAGAATATTGACCCCGCCAAGGCCAAGGGCTCTTATGCTGGCGCCATGGGGCAATCACAGTTTATATCCAGCAGTTACCGACACTATGCCATTGATGCGGATGGTGATG from Gammaproteobacteria bacterium harbors:
- the mltB gene encoding lytic murein transglycosylase B, coding for MKIFFLISGLLLLPLTSNADQLISQQAGFTPFIERMVKQHHFEREPLIHLFKGIKVREDILKAISRPAEKSKEWFEYRPIFIKESRIKGGVEFWNKHEKILQQAAQKYGVDPQIIVAIIGVETLYGQRTGRNRVIESLSTIAFAYPKRSKFFTRELEHFLLLTREENIDPAKAKGSYAGAMGQSQFISSSYRHYAIDADGDGQRDLWNSPHDIIASVANYFKKHGWKAGEPITSRATVQGDGYTHFLNKKLKPEADLSEMLRHGISTDDQLNPQQKAKLIEFKLKQGLEYWVALHNFYVITRYNHSSMYAMAVYQLSEAIRQRRAHHSDQT